The window TCGAGGACCGTGGTCTCGCCGTAGATCGTGTCGCCGTGGAAGGTCGGCGCCACGTGCCGCAGGGACTCGATCTCCAGGTTGGCGATGGCCTTCCCGGAGACGTCCGGCACGGACATGCCGAGCAGCAGTGAGTAGATGTAGTTGCCCACGACCACGTTCTTGCCGAAGTCCGTGGTGTTCTCGGCGTAATTGCTGTCCATGTGGAGCGGGTGGTGGTTCATGGTCAGCAGACAGAAGAGGTGGTCGTCGTACTCGGTGACCGTCTTCCCGGGCCAGTGCTTGTAGACCGCCCCGACCTCGAACTCTTCGTACGTGCGTCCGAACTGCATGGCGGTCAGGCCTCCGGGATCTCGAACTTGGTGGTGCGCTGCATGCCCGCGGCGCGGCCCTTGCCCGCGATGACCAGGGCCATCTTGCGGCTGGCCTCGTCGATCATCTCGTCGCCGAGCATCGCGGAGCCCTTCTTGCCGCCGGCCTCCG is drawn from Streptomyces sp. NBC_01232 and contains these coding sequences:
- a CDS encoding MaoC family dehydratase, coding for MQFGRTYEEFEVGAVYKHWPGKTVTEYDDHLFCLLTMNHHPLHMDSNYAENTTDFGKNVVVGNYIYSLLLGMSVPDVSGKAIANLEIESLRHVAPTFHGDTIYGETTVLDKTPSKSKNDRGIVYVETKGYKQDGTLVCVFRRKVMVPTETYIKERGGEQPGRPTLKEQGK